The DNA window ACTGGGACGGCGGCGTCATCGAGCTCAGCCCCGATGGCGGCACCACCTGGGAAGACATCACCACCTTCGGCGTCGACCCCGGCTACGGCGGCGTGATCACCGACCTGGCGGGCAACCCCCTCTCGGATCGCGAAGCGATCGTGGGACAGAACGCCTCGTACCCGCAGCGCGATGCTGTCTCCCTGGACCTGGGCACGGCGCTCGCTGGCCAGACGGTTCGCCTCCGGTTCCGCATCGGCACCGACCAGGCGGCGGGCGCGATCGGCTGGACGCTCGACAACATCGGCTTCCAGGGCATCACCAACACCCCGTTCGGTGAGCTCATCGCCGACCAGACCGTGTGCTCCACCGGCGTGGGTGGCGCAGGCGGCGGCGGCGTCGGCGGCGGTGGCGTCGGCGGCAACGAGCCTGGCGTGGGCGGCAACACGCCCGGCGTCGGCGGCTCTGGCGCGAACGAGCCGGGCGACGGCTCGAACCCCGAAGGCGGCTGCGGCTGCGTCGTGGCTGGCGGCGACTCCACCTCGGGAGCGGCCTCCCTCGGCGCCCTCGCGGCGCTGGGCCTGCTCGTCTCGCGGCGCCGGCGCCGCGCGGCGAACTGAGCCGACGACCCTGATAGCGGCCCTCGCCTGAGGCGCCGAGCGGCAGCCGCTTCCTGAGACGCGGCTGCCCCGCTCGGCGCCCGACCCGACCCCTTCCGCCCTGGCGGAGGGGGTTTTTCGTGGCTCCCTCCCTCCGCCCGCGACCCTCGCCAAGATCGCCCAAGTGCGCCCCCCGGGGGGCCCGGCTACGCTCCGAGACCACGGGGTGACCATGGAGACCACGACGAGCTCTTCCGCGCTGCGCGACCCTCCGCCACCCGAAGCGCGGATCGACCACTTCCGCCCGGAGGGCCTCGACGGCGTGCGCGTGATCCGGGTCGTGGGTGAGACCCAGATCCAGACCACCTTCACCGAGGGGTACTCCCTCGTGGCCATCCACGGCGGCTGCTTCGAGGACCTCTACCGCCGTCGGAAGCGCCTCCGTCGCGCCGGGGACCTGAAGCTCAAGGAGCCCGGCGAGGTCCACCGCGACCTGCGCATCCTCGCCCCCTTCTCCCTCCAGGTCGCCGTCGTCGCCCCCCGCCTCGTCGAGGAAGCCGCCCTCGCCCTCGGCCTGCGAACCCCCGTGCAGTTCCTGTCCGAGCCCAGACACGACCACGAGCTGGCACGCCGCTGCGTCTTCGCGCTCCACGAAGCCCTCGCCGACGAAACGACCGACCCCTTCACCCGGGAGACACGCCTCACCGAAGCGATCACCGAGGTCGTCGCCGCCTACGCCGAGGGAACGAAGGCACCCACGCAAGACCCCGTGCCCCGCGCCGTGCGACGCGCCCGCGAGTACCTGCACGAGACGTTCGCCGACAAGATCACCCTCGACACCCTCGCGGAGCACGGCGGCATGGACAAGTTCCACCTCGTGCGCGCCTTCCGGGAAGCCCTCGGCGTCCCCCCCTACGAGTACCTGACCCACCTGCGGGTCGCGCGCGCAGCGTCCCTCCTCGTCGCTGGCGTCGCCCCCCGCGAGGTCGCGCAGACCGTCGGCCTCTATGACGAGAGCCAGCTCCACCGCCACTTCCGGCGCATCATGCGCACCACGCCAGGCCGCTACGCCGCGGCCCATCGCGTCCCACGCCGTTCAGGAGCGAACGCGCTCCGCCCCTGACCGGGCCGACCCCGGCCGACCGGGCCCGCCGCACGAGGCCTGCACCTCGACGCGCGCCCGACCCCCTGCACCTCACAGAAAGATCCCGCCCGACGCCTCGATGCGCTGCCCGTTGATCCAGCGCGCCTCCTCGGAGCACAGGAACGCGACCACCCCTCCGATGTCGTCCGGCTCGCCGATGCGCCCGAGGGCCGTCTGGCTGGCGATCGCCTCCCGCACCCCCGGGTGCGCGTCGAAGCCCGGCCGCGTGAAGTCCGTATCGATGGCGCCAGGCGCGAGCACGTTGCAGTTGATGCGGCGCGGCCCCAGCTCCTTCGCCAGGTAGCGCGTGAACGCCTCGACGGCCGCCTTGAGCGACCCGTACGCCGCGTAGCCCGGCAACGAGAACCGAGCCAGCCCGCTCGAGAAATTCACGATGCGGCCTCCATCCGAGAGGTGAGGCAAGAGCTTCTGCGTCAAGAGGTAGACCCCCTTGAAGTGGACCGCGTACAGCGCGTCGATCTCCTCCTCGGCCGTCGCGGCGATGGGGGCATTCCGCTCGATCCCGGCATTGTTGATCAGGAAATCGAAGCTTCCGCGATCCCACTCCGTCCGGAGCCTCCCCGAAAGCTCCGTGGCGAACCCGTCGAACGACCCCGCCTTGCCGGTATCGAGCGCCAGGGCGACCGCCTTGCGACCCTTCCCGCGGATCTCGGCGACCACCGCCTCGGCGTCCGCCTGCCGACTTTGATACGTCAGGACCACATCATGGCCGCGCTCCGCGAGCCGCAGCGCCGTGTTCTTCCCGAGCCCGCGGCTCCCACCCGTCACGAGGGCAATCTTGTCCGTGCTCATGCGCATCTCCTTCGTGGGAGAAGATGCCGCGTCCCCCCGCACCTCACTTGGGCGGTCTTGGCAGAATGTGCATCGCCCCCGCCCCGACGTGATGACCGCAGGCCTCAGCGCCGCCCCTCAGCTGAGACCGCGCAGCAGCACCACGACGGGGCCCCGACAGCGCCGACGGCGCGACCGTGCGGAGGCCGCCATGCCCCCCAATGCCCTCGATTCCCCGGGATTTCCCGCGACATGGCGACCGACCGCCTCGCGCTCCCGCCCCTGGCACGCCCCCTGCTCACTGCGACCGCCGAGGAGATGATGATCATGCTCACTGGCTCTTGGCGTCGCGTTCGGTTCGCTCTCATCAGCACGGGGACCCTCTCTTGTGCAGCCCTGAACCTCGGCTGCCTCGACCCCGGCGGCCTCGATCGCGACCTCGACGTGGACGCCACCGAGAGCCACCTGACCGTCAACGCGGCCAAGCCTGCGGCCGGCACCGTCAAGCTCGCCGGGAGCCACCAGGCTGCCATCGACGCGGCGAAGGCCGCGGGCGGCATCGCCAACCTGGGGCCAGACACCGACGGCGACGGCCTCAGCGACGCCGACGAGATCGCCCTCGGCCTCGACCCCTTCAACGCCGACGCCGACGGCGATGGCATCCCCGATCCCATCGACCTCGACCTCGACAACGACGGCATCCCCAACGCCATCGAGTGTCACTCCGCCGCCCTCTCCCTCGCCAACGGCAGCTTCGAGCAGCCCTCGGTCCCGTCCGGCACCTACCAGCTCATCCCCAAGGCCAACATGCCCGGCTGGCAGACCACCGCCCCCGACCAGGTCTTCGAGGTCTGGGGGACGGGCTTCCTCGGCGTCCCCGCCGCGGAAGGCCGCCAGTTCGCCGAGCTCAACGCGAACCACGTCTCCACCCTCTACCAGGACATCAACACCACCCCTGGCCAGGTCTACCTCTACCGCTTCTACCACCGCGGCCGTCAGGGCGCGGACACCCTCGCCTTCTCCATCGGCGCCCCTGGTGCTTCCGTCGAGATCCGCCAGGTCACCACCGGCAACAGCGCCTGGCAGCTCGTCACCGGCGTCTACACCATCCCCGCCGGACAGACCGTCTCGCGCTTCTCCTTCGAGTCCGTCAGCGCTGCCGGCGGCAACCCTGGCGTCGGCAACTTCCTCGACGGCATCTCCTTCACCCCTGGCTGCACCCTCGACACCGACGGCGACGGCATCCCCGACGCCCGTGACAGCGACTCCGACAACGACGGCATCCCCGACGGCGTCGAGGCGGGCCATGGCCTCGCGGACGAAGACGGCTGGGTCTCTGGCCCCTACGGCGCCAACGGCCTCGCCGACAGCGTCGAGACCGCCATCGACTCCGGCATCATCAACTACACGGTCGCCGACACCGACGGCAACGGCACCTACGACTTCCAGCAGGTGAACGACGACGTCGACGGCGACGGCGTCCCTGACGAAGAAGACAACTGCCCCGACGTCTACAACCCCTCCCAGATCGACAACGAC is part of the Chondromyces crocatus genome and encodes:
- a CDS encoding helix-turn-helix domain-containing protein — protein: METTTSSSALRDPPPPEARIDHFRPEGLDGVRVIRVVGETQIQTTFTEGYSLVAIHGGCFEDLYRRRKRLRRAGDLKLKEPGEVHRDLRILAPFSLQVAVVAPRLVEEAALALGLRTPVQFLSEPRHDHELARRCVFALHEALADETTDPFTRETRLTEAITEVVAAYAEGTKAPTQDPVPRAVRRAREYLHETFADKITLDTLAEHGGMDKFHLVRAFREALGVPPYEYLTHLRVARAASLLVAGVAPREVAQTVGLYDESQLHRHFRRIMRTTPGRYAAAHRVPRRSGANALRP
- a CDS encoding SDR family oxidoreductase, which gives rise to MRMSTDKIALVTGGSRGLGKNTALRLAERGHDVVLTYQSRQADAEAVVAEIRGKGRKAVALALDTGKAGSFDGFATELSGRLRTEWDRGSFDFLINNAGIERNAPIAATAEEEIDALYAVHFKGVYLLTQKLLPHLSDGGRIVNFSSGLARFSLPGYAAYGSLKAAVEAFTRYLAKELGPRRINCNVLAPGAIDTDFTRPGFDAHPGVREAIASQTALGRIGEPDDIGGVVAFLCSEEARWINGQRIEASGGIFL
- a CDS encoding DNRLRE domain-containing protein encodes the protein MATDRLALPPLARPLLTATAEEMMIMLTGSWRRVRFALISTGTLSCAALNLGCLDPGGLDRDLDVDATESHLTVNAAKPAAGTVKLAGSHQAAIDAAKAAGGIANLGPDTDGDGLSDADEIALGLDPFNADADGDGIPDPIDLDLDNDGIPNAIECHSAALSLANGSFEQPSVPSGTYQLIPKANMPGWQTTAPDQVFEVWGTGFLGVPAAEGRQFAELNANHVSTLYQDINTTPGQVYLYRFYHRGRQGADTLAFSIGAPGASVEIRQVTTGNSAWQLVTGVYTIPAGQTVSRFSFESVSAAGGNPGVGNFLDGISFTPGCTLDTDGDGIPDARDSDSDNDGIPDGVEAGHGLADEDGWVSGPYGANGLADSVETAIDSGIINYTVADTDGNGTYDFQQVNDDVDGDGVPDEEDNCPDVYNPSQIDNDGDGVGNACDLECVTVQRGTFGDVQDSFIKSDSLDFPYGAYPYLLIGPKAGTLATAYVRHDVSFLPLGAEIASATLTVSYSWRATSGAVDVHRTLASWSEATLTWNNAASFDPAVTSQLLVPTGAGTSSTDLTALVQTWVDGVSPNHGVTLTGVDRTELRSSEHLDLASRPKLAVCYYAPDTEM